The DNA window CGGTGCGCGTGCTCACCCAGATCGAACAGGGCGGCGCCGCCGTCCCGGCGCTGGTCGCCATGCTCGACAACCCGCTCCGGTTCGAAAGCGCCATTGGGATGCTCTCCAGCATGGGCGAAGAAGGCCAGGCCGCCGTGCCGAAGCTGACCGCGTTACTGGACAATGAAGACTACCAGACCCGCGCCATCGAAGGACTGGCTCGCCTGGGCAAAGTCGATCCGCCGGTGGTCGCACGTCTGCTCCGACTGCTCGACGAAACGACCGAGGAAGAAACCCAGATCGCCGTGATCAACGCCCTGGCTTACGCCGAAGATTTCCCCCTGGAAAAAATGATCGCCCTGGCGAAAGAAGGTCCGGAGCGCGTGCGTGCGGCGGCCCTGATGTCGTTTGAAGATTCGACCCCGATCGGCGCCCTGCCGACGATCATCGCCATCGCCCGCGAAAACAGCCGCGTCTCCGGCATTGCCCTGCGGCTGATCGGTTCTTACGGTGAGAACGTCACCGACGAAGGGGTGCAAGCGATCATCGCCGCGCTCGACAAGCCCGACATGATCTGCGCCGCCGCCGGCGCCCTGGAACGCCTGGGTCCGGCCGCCAAAGCAGCCATCGCCAAACTCCGCGAACTGCTGGCCAAGGAGGAAGACGACCAGCGCTGCCATGCGTACATCGACGCCCTGGCGGCAATCGGCCCGGCCGCCGCGGAAGCAGCTCCGGAACTGGAAAGGTTCCTGAAGCACAAGAACGAGTCGATCCGCGAATCGGCCGAGCGCGCCATGTGGAGCATCGCGCCCGACCGCGCTCGCGAACTGGGCCTGGAGAACGCAGACGACGAATAGTGGCCGTCGCCCTTCGCCATCACACGACGCCGTTATCCGGCCTGCCAGGTCAACACGCCTGGCAGGCCGCACTGCGTTAACCTCCCCACAATCCGCACCGCCAGGGCGCGCACATAGCCGAAGTCGCCAGACTTTGGAGGGAGCTTTTTCGGCCAGCGAAACAGCAGCCAAACCCTGGCGAGTTCAGCTGCGGGGGAATGAAGGGATCTCTAACGCCACACTGGCGGCCTGACACACAACCACCATTTCGAGGGGTAAAAATCGGGAGAATCGACAAAGTTCGCCTAAACTCCCAGCGAGCAATTAGCCGAACAATAAAGCAGAGCATGACCGAATGTGCGGGTGCTCGTTTATTGGATTCTCTTCAAGGCCTGTTTCCCATGCGCACACTCCTGCTGCTAGTTCTCTCCGGCATCACCGCCGCCTCGACCGGTTGCGCGATGTGCTGTGCTCCGTTCGACTACGACTACAACGCCTACGGCGGCGTCCATCAGAGATCCGACATGCGGCACGGCCGGGTCGGATCGGTCTTCGCCCCGGCCGACGGCAGCGTCGCCAGCGATGGCATGATGCACCAGGGGGAAGTCATTCACGAAGGCGAAGTGATTCACGAAGGCGAAATGATGTACGAGGGGCAAATCCCCCACGCCAGCGGCCCCCATTCCACGCCGATCGAATCCAGCACCTACTACGAATACGGCCCCGGCCAGTAGTACACCCTCCGACCTGCCCGTAGTGGACCAGGCCACAGGTCCCTCTCCCCTGTGGCGGACCTGGCCACAGATCCCTCTCGCTCCGCGCCATCGACATTCCTTCTCCGTCCGCCATTCCGCGGGCCTTCGATCGCCATGCGTTCCTCCCCGCGACTCTTTCCAGACCGTTGACGGGCCAGGGGCGCCTACGTTTTCAAGCCAGGCAAAAAAGGGCAGGGCAGGGGCAAAGGCAAACGGGACCGCCTGGCAAAACAGGGTCCACCCAATCACGGGCTCAAACCCGGGCCAGTCGTTTCTGCCTGGCGCCAGCTATTACCCGCAAGCGATCTACGGCCCTGTCTCCGAGGGCCGGTAAAGTCAGGGCGCCCCCTTCTATCGTGCTGCGCAGCCCTGCGAAAATCGCACTTGCCGCCACTTCCCGGCGAGTTGCCGCTGCCGCCGCAGAAACTCTTCCATCCAATGGACAGATGCCTTTTCAATGCGAATCGACATATGCAATCGCCGGCAAGGAACGAGGGGAAAATAACTTCGGTTTTTGTATAGTGAGCCGAACGCGCTAGCGTCGGGCGGTTCTACTCCTGTGAGCCGAAGTTATTCTTCCCCAGTTCCCAAACACGCCGAACCTCTTGCAGCAAAGGAGATTGCGCCCGTCCCTCGACCTCACCGGCCCCGGAATATACAGACGTCATGATAAATCCCCCGACCGCCATCTGTATAAAACAAACGGCCCCAGCAAACCACGGAAACAGCTTGACACCGCTCGATTTATACAGAAAATAACAGCACCTGCAACCACCGGGTTATGCAGACGTCTGTATAATATATGTTCTGGCCGTGAAGGTCTTACCATGACGCCTGTGCCGAGCAACCGTGCCCGCGAGATCGAAGCTTGGTTCCGCGACCACGAGAATGGCGAATTCGTTGTTGCGCCTTCCGTGCAGCCTTCAAAGCTCGTCGGCGATCGTTCTACGTCGCGAACCGTCATTTACACTACCAAGCTTCCTTGCCTGCTCGCAAACCTTTCGGCCTTCGACGTTGAACATCGAGTCCTGATTGTGGCTCGAGCCGGACTTCCGATTCCAACTGATCTGATCCACCTGAACGATTTGCCCGTTGGCGCAAACTGTTGGTTCGTCGGTGATGCTGATCCGCCGTGTATCTTGACATTCGCTTGGCTGAGGGAGCATGTTGCCATTGGCTGGTTGGGCGTGAACGACGAGCTGCTGAATAGGAATCCAACCTCCGATTGTGGCCGTCTGAGGATCCCAATGTCCGACGCAGAAAAACTGACAATGCCTGTGTTGGCCAACCTATGCCCAGATTTTCGCGACCTCCTGGGGCCACACTGTTGCCAAATGCTGGATGGTGGATTCAAGATCGAATTAGAGGGGGCTATGATGCATCTTCGCTCTGGCCCTGTAGCCTGAAGCAGGCCAGAACCATCGATTGCAACCGAGCGGCGGATCGGGTAGTTCCTGATGGCAAGCCGTTTGGCCGCCGCCGGTTGAATCGTGTCGTTACGACACTGAAGATTTCGCCACATGACGGATGACCAACGCGTTGCTCGCCTCGTCGCTGAATTGGCGGGCACCGGCGCACAGGTCAACGGCGCGTTTCAGGTTTGGGCACTCGAGGCGCAGCTGACCGACGCCCACTTGCATGGAATCTCAAGCTGGGCCGACCTTGAATTCTTGATGGCCGCGGGTTGCCCGATCACCGATGCCGGACTGGCTTCGATTTGCTGCTTTCGTCGGCTAGTTTCACTCGACATAGGTGGCACGGCAATCACTGCGAATGCGATCTCAACCGCCGAACTGCCGGAAACGCTTACAACCTTCGGTTTGTACGACATCCCGTTGACAGATGATGCTGCTAATCGAATTGCGCAGTTGCCCGAAATACGGATGCTTAATTGCAACGAATGCGGATTGTCACTGCCCGCATTTCACCGCTTGGTCGAGCTTCCAAAGCTGCGCGGATTCGAGGCGTTGGGCTGTCCTGTCCCAGATGATGATGCGCGAGCAATTTCTCGACGCATCCCACACGGTCTGCTACGATTGGACTCAGGCGTGTGGAGCAATGGAGACGTCAAACGTCCGCCCAGAAACAGGTCGTAACAATTAGGATTTGTCCTCGCGGGCCGGTGGGTAGATTTGCCGCTGCTAGTTGTTGTTGCGCGTGTGGGCGGGACTGAATTGCCGTTCGAGGAGCCGAGGTCAAGTCGTTTGTTCGAGAAGCCCGGCGCGTTGCGTGGCCGGGCAGGGCCTTAGGGAAACGCTTCCGAGGCGGAGCTCGGTCGTAGTGGCTTGCTGCGGAATCGCCTTCGTTTGACGACGGCCAGCGGGACGTTTGAGGGAGAGGCGTTGCATTACGCTTGTCCGTTTCGCCAGGTATCGATCGTTTTCGACGTCCAAATCGAACGTCGGCGCGCAGTGGGGGCGCGGTCGCTGCCGCGACTTTTGAATCATCAACACGTGTCGTCGATCGTGCATCAGCTCGCTAAGGCGGTTGAGAAGTGGGGATGGGCCTCGGCGGCGGAGGCGGCTCGAAACGGAGACGCAGCAAGGGCCCGCCGCACTCGCTGCAGGCGAAGTCGGGCGTCGGCGGCGCGACGATCGTTTCCGTCCAGGCCAGCCAGAACAGCAAGCCCAAGGCGGCCGCCACCAGCCACTTCAGTGATTCGATCGATTGTCCCGCGCGAGGACTGAGGAACCCATAATGACGAACCTTTTGCAGCCCTCGCGGCAGGACGTGCTGCAGAAATCGCCGCACGAACTCATCTGCGTCCAGCCGCATTGTGCGCCAGCGCTGCGAACCGCTGCGGCGATAGCGGAACGTCACCGATTGTTCGTCGCAGGCCACGATCCGCTTGTCGGACAGGGCGACGCGAAACACGTAAGGCGCCAGATACTTGACCGCCGCCGCGCCGTCGCCGACCGCCTGGCAGTCGACCACCCAGGACTCGCTCCAGACCGAGTCGTCGACCTCGTCCAGCAAGCCCTCTGCGGCAAGCGCCGCACGCAGCTTCCCGCGGTACAGGAGTGACAGAGGTTGACACGGCAGAAAGAAGCTGGTCGGCGTCTGCCGCCATTGGCCTTCCGCGTCCAGCCCTCCGCCGGGAACGACATAATGCAGGTGCGGATGATAGTTCAAGTCGCGGCCCCAGGTGTGCAACGCTCCGAAGAAGCCCAGCGTCGTGACGCCTAACCGTTTTGGGTCGGCGGCCAGTGACTTGAGGGCGTCACTCGAAGCGCGGAACATGGCGGCGTACGCTTCGCGCGGATGTCGCCGGGCGAACTCGCGGAACGCCTGGGGAACCGTGAACGTCAACAGGAAGTAATGGCACGGCAGCAGCCTGGCGAGCTGTCGTTCGCACCAGACGCCGCCTTTCTCGCTTTGACAGCTGGGGCAATGGCGGTTGCCGCACGAGCGACCCATCACATGCGCCTGCCCGCACTGGCGGCAGGCGTAATGCACGGTCCCCAACTCGCCGGTGCGGCAAGCCATGATGCAGCGCAGCACGCGTTTCTGTTCGACAGGCATCGTCGTCGCGTGGCGTTCCAGGTAGGCGGGACCGTGCCGACGAAGAACATCGGCGACCGTCAGCATCGACCTACGCTCCCGTATCCAAGGCGGCGCCGACGCCTTGCATCAGCTGGTCGATGATCTGGCGCGTGTGTTCGCCGCCGGGCTCGGTGACGTGCAAGTACCGCGCGGTGGTCTGCAACGAACTATGGCCCAGCAGCTGCTGCACGCGTCGCAGCCCGACGCCGGCTTCGATCAGGTGCGAGGCGTAGCTGTGCCGCAGCGTATGAATCGAGACCGACTTGGCCAGCCCTGACTGATCGACGACCCGCTTCCAGGCGCCCTGCACGCTGGCTTCGGCCATCGGCTTGTCGGCGACGCCGCCTTGGTTGCGGCCGCGTCCCAAAGCGGGAAACAACCAGCGCGGGTTACGATGTTCAAGCCAGTAACGGCGCAACATCGCCAGCAGTTCTTGCGGCAGGAGAATAAAGCGATCCTTGGCGCCTTTGCCGCGATGCACATGCAGCATCATCCGCTGGCTGTCGAGATCGGCGACCTGCAGATGCAGCCCTTCGTTGAGCCGCAAGCCGCAAGCGTACACCGTCCACAAGTAGGCCCGGTTGTGGCGGGTCCGCACCGCGGCGAGCAACTGCCGCACCTCCGACCGCGACAGCACGTCGGGCAACGTCTTCTGCGGCGGGATGCGAATGTTGCACAGCGTGGCCCACGCGCGCGGCGCGGTGAAGTGATAAAAGAACTTCACGCCATTGACGGCGACACGCATCGAGCCGGGAGCAAACCCGCAGTCATTCTTGAGATACAGCAAATACTGCCGCACCTGCTCCTCGCTCAGCCGATCCGGCGGCGTGCGAAAGTGTTCTGCCAACTTCCGCACCGCCCGCAGATACGCCTCCTGGGTGCGTTCGCTCAAGCCCCGCAGCTGCAGGTCTTCCGTCATCCGCCGTCGCAATTCGCTCATGATCAACCTCCTGGAAAAACGCAAAGAAAAACGTCCTTCCAAGGATGGCGTACAACCACAGCGAAGGGGTAAAATCAAAACCTGCCGCGCAGCGGCTTCCTTGAACAAACCGTTGCACCGGAGTCGCGGGAAGCGCGACTCCTGAACTCAGCACCGAACGCCGCGACCCGGTGAACGGTAGCGTTCTGTCGCTTGGGAGAATCTATGGAACTTCCGGAATTCCGTGTGACGCTGACCCGGCTCAAACTCGGAGAAACGGCCTACCCTCAAGGACCGGACGTTCCTCACTATGAATACCAAGGCCAGCGATCAAAACTCGGCGGCAAGCCCGATTTGATTTAAGGCGAACGTCCACTACCGAAATGCCCGCAATGCAAAAAGGAAATGACGTTCGTTGCACAAATTGATTCTGTCGAACATGACTGGCCGTCAAATCCTCATGCAGTGGACTCGCTTTCAGATGATCAAAAATGGATGTTTTGTGACGTAGGCATGATCTACGTGTTTTACTGTTTTGACTGCATTCACGCTGAGGCTTCCACAGAATTCTATTGATGACTCAAACGAAACAGCAGGAACGCGACAGAACCATGCGGTGAACGGGAGCCGCCGATGTCGCGGGTTCTGAAATCATAGTTTATTGGCGGCGGCCCCGTTACCGCAGCCGTTACCCGACGCGATCATGAACGACATTCAGACCCAACATGATCGCCTGTGGAAGCTGATCGACGACGCGCGAGGCGAATCCAATCACGCAACGGCAAAAGCGATTTTTCGCGATGCCGAACAACTTGCGCGGCGCCTTCACGACGCCGAACCTGACGATGCTGAGCATTGCTACGCAATCGCGTTGACGTTTTATCATCGATGGGACACTCAGAATGAACGCAGCAAATGCATTGAGTGGTTACGCAAGACGGCGGAGCTGGACCCAGATCATCCGTGGGTTCCACTCTATCTCGGATATCAATTCATGGACGACAAACGGTACGAAGACGCGTATGCTGAATTCGAGCGAGTCAATCGGGACTACTTTGCATCGCGTGAACTTCATTGGCGAAACATCAAGACTGACGAACTGATGGTTGTGGCACTGATTCTTGGTGGCTCATCTCCCGTAGATTGTTCCAAGCTCGTTCGCCTTGTGGACCGCTATACTGAAGCTGAGGCCATCGACCAGCCGATCCCAACGGAGATCGTCAAGACTTTGGCCAATTCGACTAACCGTGAACGATTCACGGTGCCAGCTCAAAAGGTTGCCTCCGAACTGTGTCGATTGATCCGAGGATGCGGTGATTCCAACGTTTTTCCTGATGAACTTGCGGCATTGGACTCAGCTGCCAATGTCGGGTAACCAAGCGGTGAACGGGAGCCGCCGATGACGCGGGTTTTGAAATCATAGTTTTTTGGCGGCGGCCCCGTTACCGCCAACGATATTTGTTTGGAGACTTTGTGAAGATTGGCTGCCGTTGCGGTGCGACAATATCCGACTCGACCGACTACATTTCCCACAAAGCGCACCTCACGCCTGACCAGGATATCTACGGTGTGATGGATGGAATTGACGACGAGGTCATCGACCGAGTGGCGTCGGGTGTACTGCCCGTGAAAGATGCATACATGGTATCGAGAAGAATCATGTCATCGCCAACACGGACAATGTGGCAATGCTTCGAGTGCGGGCGTCTCTACATAGACGGACCGGACGGTGATCTCCACTGCTTCGTTCCTGAAAACGACGAAACCGAAAAACGGATACTTCGAGCACGAAACAGCAAATAATCGGGTAGCCGGACGGGTTTCCCCGCCCGGCCCCCACACCACCGTACGTGCGGGTCCGCATACGGCGGTTCAACGAAGGAGTTCAGTCCGGGCCGCGAGTAGCGTCCGAAAGACAGGTTCGGTGCTGGCGGCAGCGACCACTGCTTCCCTTTGCAACTCACGGATCAGACTCAAGGCTGGCTGCTCGACCAGCGCCCGTGCGGTACGTCCCGGTCGGGACAATGAACCTGCGGTCTCTTCAGGCGAAGAGTGGTTCCCTCGCACCGAGCTCGTCGATGGCTCCTCCTTCTTCATTGTTCGGTCCTTCCCGTCTCGATTGGTGTTCGAGGATCGGTACCTCGACCTCTGCTGACTCCTGCCTCGCCCGCTGGGGATTGCTCCGCGGCGGTCCAGCCTTTCAGGCAAGCCTTACTTGCTGGGGCGAACGACGGCTCGCAAGCCGCCTGGCAGGTCTCCCCGGATAAGAACGTGATCTTTCGCTGCACAAGCTCGCCCTTTACCTGAACGACCGTCTGGGAACGGCTTCGTGATGTTGTGCTCACTCGCCTGGTCGAACCGGCCTTATAGGACGTTTCTGTTCGTAACCTCGCAGCTTGGGTGGGAATGCGACCGACGGCGAAATCAGGCCGGTACTTACGCACGCATTCGCAGGCTTCCTCCCCACGGTCGGTCGCCCTTCCGCAGTTGCCTTCACCTCGTACTTTGTCAATCGGAGCAATCATTTGGTATACTGACCTCCTTAGACTCCCAGTCTCGTACACGGGACTTTCACCCGATAAAATCACGCCCATGCCGGGCGTACACAATGCCGTGAACCGGAGCGGCCGATAGCGCGGGTTTTGAAATCAGAAGTTTTTGGCGGCCGCCCGGTTACGGCTGTCGTTAGGCGGCGGAGGCTTCGAATGCCAGATGAGCGCTTCTGGCGAGACGCCAGCGGGAGGCTGACCTTCAACCTGCCCGGCGTCGGCGCCACGGACTATCCTGGCGTGTGCCGAGACCTCTCCGATGCGTTGGGTCTCGTGCCGGCCGGGGAGATCGTCATCGGTCCGGAGCAGATGTTCTGGGACTTCCAGCGAGGCGACCAGCTGGTTAGCCTGGATTGGGATATCTGGATGGACTTCATAGTTGTAGCCAAGTCCGAGGAGGCTGAGCCGTTGGTGGGGGATGTCGCCGCCTGGCTTCGCGCGAGCCCTTGGGCGACGGCCAACGACACCGCCTAACCTCGCGCTGCAGCGGAACCCGCACCACCGCCGCACTTCTACTACTATCATCGCGTTCTCGACGGTGCGGGTCCGCTGAGCTTTGACTTTATCGTGCTTGATCCGCGAAACCGGTCCACGCTATGCAAGAATACAAGAAACGTGTCCGCTTGCTCGCCGAACGGTACGGAGCATCCATTGACTATGCCAACGACGATGGCCTAACGTTGACCACATTAGTCGGCAGCATCTGTTTCACTCCGACATCAAAGAGTGACATGAATTGCAAGATAACGAGACAAAAGACAAATGTCGCATTCACGTGCCCCAAGGCATTTGTATTCGACATCGTTGACCGATTCGCGACGGGCAAACCCCTTGATGGCTACAAACCGAAGGGAAATCCATTGACATTGCAAGAATACATCGACGAGGAACATGCAACCGAAAGGGTATCGCAACTAAAAAACCGGATTGTCGCAGGAACCGCAAACAATGGCGAACTAGGTGGAAACCACTACAACGCCGAATATTTCAACGGCATACTCGTGCTGTTCGACATTTTCACCGGTGCCCCTACCAATGTTGTCGAACTGACTTAAAACACAAATGCACGATAACCATCGCATGCAACGGAGCCGGCGGTCGGGTCGGTTTTGAAGTCAAAGCATCTCGCGCCGGCCCGCTGATGCGTAGCGTTATGCTGCAAAAGCGGAGGTTTCGTAGATGTGGGCCGTCACAACGAACTTGCTGATCGGCACTGATGGCGACGCTCGTGATCGGACAAGCCTTATCGACAATGGCGTGGCACATATCGTCAACTGCGCTGTTGAACTCGAGTCCTACTTTCCCAAGCGTTTCTCGTACACGCGGCTCGATCTAAAAGACCCTGACGAAAACTTCCACAAGATCATTGATTCCACCGCAGGAATCATCGCGAAAAAA is part of the Lignipirellula cremea genome and encodes:
- a CDS encoding IS91 family transposase → MLTVADVLRRHGPAYLERHATTMPVEQKRVLRCIMACRTGELGTVHYACRQCGQAHVMGRSCGNRHCPSCQSEKGGVWCERQLARLLPCHYFLLTFTVPQAFREFARRHPREAYAAMFRASSDALKSLAADPKRLGVTTLGFFGALHTWGRDLNYHPHLHYVVPGGGLDAEGQWRQTPTSFFLPCQPLSLLYRGKLRAALAAEGLLDEVDDSVWSESWVVDCQAVGDGAAAVKYLAPYVFRVALSDKRIVACDEQSVTFRYRRSGSQRWRTMRLDADEFVRRFLQHVLPRGLQKVRHYGFLSPRAGQSIESLKWLVAAALGLLFWLAWTETIVAPPTPDFACSECGGPLLRLRFEPPPPPRPIPTSQPP
- a CDS encoding site-specific integrase, which encodes MSELRRRMTEDLQLRGLSERTQEAYLRAVRKLAEHFRTPPDRLSEEQVRQYLLYLKNDCGFAPGSMRVAVNGVKFFYHFTAPRAWATLCNIRIPPQKTLPDVLSRSEVRQLLAAVRTRHNRAYLWTVYACGLRLNEGLHLQVADLDSQRMMLHVHRGKGAKDRFILLPQELLAMLRRYWLEHRNPRWLFPALGRGRNQGGVADKPMAEASVQGAWKRVVDQSGLAKSVSIHTLRHSYASHLIEAGVGLRRVQQLLGHSSLQTTARYLHVTEPGGEHTRQIIDQLMQGVGAALDTGA
- a CDS encoding tetratricopeptide repeat protein encodes the protein MNDIQTQHDRLWKLIDDARGESNHATAKAIFRDAEQLARRLHDAEPDDAEHCYAIALTFYHRWDTQNERSKCIEWLRKTAELDPDHPWVPLYLGYQFMDDKRYEDAYAEFERVNRDYFASRELHWRNIKTDELMVVALILGGSSPVDCSKLVRLVDRYTEAEAIDQPIPTEIVKTLANSTNRERFTVPAQKVASELCRLIRGCGDSNVFPDELAALDSAANVG